The Macaca mulatta isolate MMU2019108-1 chromosome 19, T2T-MMU8v2.0, whole genome shotgun sequence sequence gagatggagtttcactcttgttgcccaggctggagtgcaatggcgcaatctcggctcaccgcaacctctgcctcccgggttcaagccattctcctgcctcaccctctggagtagctgggattacaggcgtgtgccagcacacccagctaattttgtagttttagtagagatggggtttctccctgttggtcaggctagtctcagaccccagacctcaggtgatccgcctccctaggcctcccaaagtgctgggattacaggtgtgagccaccacgagccaccacgctggccagttcttgtcttttttaactgcaaCATTGTATTTCATGGTACATTAAGCCATCAATTAACTAGTTACTGTTcctggatatttttaaatttccagtctGGTTTGTTTGTTGTAATAAATAATTCTGTAAGGAACACCTTTGTATCCATGTCATTGTGCCAGTGTGTTTCTGtgggataaattcctagaagaggGATTGCTGATGAGTGGCAGTCATTTCTGTTATTAGCCTTTGTGTCTCACTGTTTCCTCCTTCCACCGGCTCACCCTGCAGCCCCTGCAGATCAAGTCAGTAGTGGCACCAGAGCACGTGAAGGGCTACATCTACGTGGAGGCCTACAAGCAGACCCACGTGAAGCAGGCCATCGAGGGGGTGGGCAACCTGCGTCTTGGCTACTGGAACCAGCAGATGGTGCCCATCAAGGAGATGACAGATGTGCTCAAAGTGGTGAAGGAGGTGGCCAACCTGAAACCAAAGTCCTGGGTCCGCCTCAAGCGGGGCATCTACAAGGATGACATTGCTCAGGTGCCAGGGGGCGGGGCAGCATGAGGGTCAGGGTCCCTGCATTctattctcctttccttttcttttgtccttCCCACTCTCTGTGCTATGGAGAATAGAACCCCACTCAGATGAGGTGAAGCAGAGCCTGGGTTTTGTGAGCACACAGGAAATGGATGACTGTCTTCTGTGCACATTCCCAGGCGTGTTGAGTAAAGGTCTGAAGGAGCGGAGGGCGTGAGGCATGTGGAGCTCTTGGGGAGGAGTGTTGTAGGCAGCAGGAGCGGCCTGTGAGATAGGATGGCACAGTCACTGGCTGTAGCAGGGATGGCATGAGATGAGTCAGGGAGCTCACAAGGGCTTTGGTATTTACTGGCGTAGGTTGGGAGGTCTCTAAGGGACACAGGCTGACTTCAGTGTTAATAAGATTTCTCTGGTGACTGTGTTGAGACTAGACCACTGGTTCTCAAGCCAGGGCGAGGtttccccaggggacatttggtaatgtctggagacatttttggttatgTCAGCTGGGGAGGATTTTGATGATTATGGCGTCTAGCGGGTTAAAGCCAGAAATGCTAGACACACACATCCTCCAATGCACAGGATGGCTGCCcacaacaaaaaattacctggcccAAAAAGTCAATAGTGCCAAGACTGAGAAACCCTGGAATAGCCTGGAGGGGACCATTGGGCAAGAGCGTGGAGACCAGGGAGGAGGCTGCTGCCGTAGCCCAGGTGGCAGTGCTGGTGGGATGGGATCAAGACCCTAATACAAACTGAGTGTCCCTAACCTGAATGCTTGAAACCAGAGGtgtttttcagatttcagattttttcagcttttggaatatttgcattgtacttaccagttgagcatcccaaatctgaaaatccgagagtgagcatttccttcgagCATCATGTTGATGCTCACAAGGTTTCCTATTTTTGAGCATTCTGGACTTTTGGATTTGGAATGCTGACACTGCAGCGGAGGAGGGGAAGAGGTCAGGTATTTTGAAGGCAGAGCCGATGGAATTTGCCAATGGATCGGGTGtgggtgtgagagaaagaaaggagtcaaGCATGGCTCCCAGGTTGTGTGCCTGAGCAGAGGGAAGAATGGAGTGGGAGGCGGCAGGTTTGGGGGAGTCAGCGGTTTGCCTGCAGTTGTCCTGGATTGGAGGGACCTTTAGATATCCaggtggaggccgggcgcggtggctcaagcctgtaatcccagcactttgggaggccgaggcgggcggatcacaaggtcaggagatcgagaccacagtgaaaccccgtctctactaaaaatacaaaaaattagccgggtgcggtggtgggcgcctgtagtcccagctactcaggaggctgaggcaggagaatggcgtgaacccaggaggcggagcttgcagtgagctgagatcgcgccactgcactccagcctgggcaacagcgtgagactccgtctcaaaaaaaaaaaaataaaataaaaaaaagatatccaGGTGGAGTTATCAGGCAGGCAGTGGCTACTCAGTGCCAGAGCTGAGGGGAGAGACAAGCTAGAGTGGGACTTTTGGGAGTTGTCAGCAGCCTGGCTTCTTCCCCACCATCCTATGTCCCTTCTCCTTCCTAGCATCTCCTGACCCTTCTTGTGTCTGGGGTCAGGAGGGTGCGACCCTGCTGACCTCCTGCTCGCCCTGCTCAGGTGGACTACGTGGAGCCCAGCCAGAATACCATCTCCCTGAAGATGATCCCGCGCATCGACTACGATCGCATCAAGGCCCGCATGAGCTTGGTACTCGGGGAATCtggcctgggggaaggggtgcgCTCGATCCCGCTGGTGGCCAAGCCCCCTTCCTCACCCTTCTTACCCATACCCCTTTCCTCCATAGAAAGACTGGTTTGCCAAAAGGAAGAAGTTTAAGCGGCCTCCACAGAGGCTGTTTGACGCTGAGAAGATCAGGTGCGTGTCCTTGGGGACTGGCTGGGCTGGGTCCCCAGGGCCGGTATGCAGAATGTGCCTTTTGCAGGTTCCTCCACAGGGGTGGCCCCACCACAGGTTTAGCCTGTGAATTGGTTAGCTTGGCAGTATagcctcaggcaagtcacttcacatccctgtgcctcagtttcctctgctaTAAAGATtgatgaggctgggcacagtgggagggagcactttggaaggctaaggcaggaggcttgcttgaggccaggagttcgagaccagcctggggaacatactGAGATtcccatcttttaaaataataataagaagaagaaaaaagttttaaaaatatatttaaaaagattgatgcgtctgggcacggtggcttatgcctataatcccagcactttgggaggccgaggtgggcggatcacttgaggtcgggagtttaagaccatcctggccaacatggtgaaaccttgtctctactaaaaatacaaaaattagccaagggtggtggtgggcgcctgtaatccaagctacacgggaggctgaggcaggagaatcgcttaaacccacaaggcagaagttgcagtgagccaagatcgtgccactgcactcaagcctgggtaacagagcgagactccgtctcaaaaaaaaaaaaaaaagattgatgaaaacaacctctgcttcctcagATTATAGATGAttagtgagaattaaataaattagtatGTGTATGTACTCAGAATGCGCTTGGCATATGAAGTGTGATCCGTGGTATGATACATTGAAAGGGATTGACTGTGTCGGGTTTTAGAAAGTCTCCTTTCCTGATCTGCTTATGCCCACTTGAGATGTGGAGGGTATGGAGCCCCTTTCCCTCAGGATGCCCCCCAGCTGGGTAGAGAATTGGAGCAGCCCAGGAATTTCAACATCCCAGGGTCAATTGGGGGCTCCGGCAGGGAGGACAGAGAGGAGGACATGGAGAAATGAGAGGTGCTGGTAACACTCTTCCCTCTCGTCCTGTTCTAGAACTAATTGTGTGTGATTCAGCCAGGCAGGCTTTCCTTCAGATAAAGGAAGAGCTGTGGAATGCACCTTTCAGTCTGCGCCCAGGGGCCTTGCTAATACTTCACCTGCCTGAGTTTGGACCCATTTATACCACTGGTCTCGACTCAACTGAACCTCTCTCTGCAAAGAGCAAACCCTAGTGCTCCCCTCCCCATCCCGCAGCAAGCCAGCTCAGCAAGTACCCCAGCATGCCCAGCCGAGCATGCTGGCCTCTCCCAGGTTCACCATGGGAGAAGGCGATTGCATGAGTGCAGAAGGAACTTGACCTGCTCCTCCCATGCGTTTCCCTTTTGGAGAGTGAAGGAGGTTCCTTCCCCACCCCGGAGACATGGAACAGGACTAAGCCTAAGCGGCCCCCACTCCATATTCAGGGCCAGGGGCTACAGGTTTGGGAGTCCCACCTGCCTGCTTTTGAATCCTGTCGAGACTCTGGCTTGGCAACCTTGGGTGTGTGGTGTGACCTTCCTGAGCCTGCATTCCCTCACCTGGAATGATGAGCAGTTACTGATGTCACAGATTTGGGGAAGAGTCTGAGGTCATGAATGTGCAGGCCAGGCTGAGTGCTCTGTGAATATTAACTGATATCATTGTCTGATACTGTTACTTTGTTCAGCTAATGTTTACTGCACACTTCCTGTGTCCTGGGCACTATTCTTGGTGAAATTTAGTGAATGTTACATCCCTGACCTTTTGGAGCTGACATGCTAGTTACGGGGACAGGTCAAACACTAGCTTGTCAGATGGTGATCGGTGCTCTGGTGACAGATAAATCAGGGAGTGGGTGGAGGAGTGCAGGGAGGTGGGAGGCGGGCCTTTGGGGTTTGTGAGAAGTCGCTGCTGCCAAGAGGGTGTGTGCTGGGATGGGATGGGTCCTTTCTCTTTGTAGCCAGCTGAGAAGACTGAGGTACAAGAAGACTGTCTCCTTGACTCTCCCTTCTAATTTTCTCTCCCCCATAAAATCCCAGGTCCCTGGGGGGCGATGTTGCCTCTGATGGTGACTTCCTCATCTTTGAGGGGAACCGTTACAGCCGGAAGGGCTTTCTGTTCAAGAGCTTCGCCATGTCTGCTGTGGTGAGGGTCCCAGAGGGGCATTGGTAATGGGGGTGGGGTGAGTGTTCTCCTGCAGGCCAGGCCTTGGGCTGTGGGTTATCTGGGTCTGTCCCACTCCTCAAGTTAGGAGTGTTCCCTAGGAGAATTATTCCCCTGGAGCCCACTGAGCTGGGCTGTCACACCGACATTGgtccattttcttctcttcccctcaCACCTCGGGGCTTAGATCACGGAGGGTGTGAAGCCCACACTCTCTGAGCTAGAGAAGTTTGAGGACCAGCCAGAGGGCATCGACCTGGAGGTGGTGACTGAGAGCACAGGTATTTGATCCCCCTCTGTAACCTGCGCCAAGGAGCAGGGGCGGCCCACGGCAGCAGCCCCTGAGTCAGCCCTATGACTGCCCCTGCAGGGAAGGAGCGGGAGCACAACTTCCAACCTGGAGACAATGTGGAGGTCTGTGAGGGCGAGCTCATCAACCTGCAGGGCAAGATCCTCAGCGTGGATGGCAACAAGATCACCATCATGCCCAAGCATGAGGACCTCAAGGTGGGTGCCCGGTGTTCCCAGGTGCAGGGGTTGGTGCGTTCAGGCACATCTGACTGTATGTGGCTATAtgacatggtggtgtgcctgGTGACACCTGGTTTCCCGGAGGGTAAGTTGAGGCCCTTCTAGTGTTCTCAGGTGCCTGAGAGGCGCTGTCTAAGTATAGCGCAGGGTCAGCGGGCAGCAGGCCTGCCTGGTGGTGTCTGTCTCTGGAAAGTGGCTTGGTCTATCTTTCGTTTCTGAAAAGCAAGATATCTGGGCAGTACTGGGTTGAGAGTGTGATTAACCATGGAGTAGTCCGAGGTGGGGGCTTGATTTTATTTGCTTAgattggggggtgtgtgtgtgtctgtgtctggtgTGTGTCTGAGGGGTTGTGCAGGCCTAATGTGATGTGTGGGGTGAGGCTgtctctgggtggggctgaggagCTTTCCAGTCGGGGGTCCTGTGTCTGAGGGGCAGGCTGTCTGTGTGGGTATAGGTAGGCATCGTGTGTCTTGAGGGCGGGCTGGGGTAAAGGTTGTCCAGGTTGGTGTCCTGTGTCTGGGGTCAGCTGCTTCTGGGGCAGTCTGAGGGATCGTCCAGGTGGACTAAGGTAGTCTGGGGTGGGTGGTATGAGCCTTAAGTGGGGTTTTTGAGAACATGAGTGGATTCTGAAGACAGGAGGGGCAGGCAGGTTGTGGTGGTCTCCCCTCACCTGCTCGTCGATGGTCCCCACACCCAATCCCCCAGGACATGTTGGAGTTCCCAGCCCAGGAACTTCGGAAATACTTCAAGATGGGGGACCACGTGAAGGTGATTGCCGGCCGATTCGAGGGCGACACAGGCCTCATTGTGCGGGTAGAGGAGAATTTTGTTATCCTGTTCTCTGACCTCACCATGCATGAGGTAGGTGGATGGAAGGGTTGGGGAAGGGTGCACATTCCAAGAGGAGACCCAGGTAGGCAAGCCAGCTGGATTGGGCCTCACCCCTTTCACCATCCCTGGCAGCTGAAGGTGCTCCCCCGGGACCTGCAGCTCTGCTCAGAGACAGCATCAGGTGTGGATGTTGGGGGCCAGCATGAATGGGGCGAGCTGGTGCAGCTGGATCCCCAGACTGTGGGTGTCATCGTGCGACTAGAACGGGAGACCTTTCAGGTGTGTGTGTAGTGCTCTGTGGCGGGGACTTGATTTTAGGAGGCTTCCTGTCCCTCAACCCCTCATCCTGGGAGGTGGCAGAGCCCCCAGACTGCTCTGGGTCGTAcacctggctctgtcactcaccTCTGACTGGCTGATAGTGGGCATGTGGCAAGTCATTGATCCCTCCCCGTGCCTGTTTCACACCCTGTAAAATGGAAACGAGAGCAATGTCTACTCTGTTGGTAGTGAATGATTCCCTGAGGTTAGATCTGTACCCTGGTGGCTGTTCCTCGCTCAAGGATGGAGTGCCACATGTGTCCTCCTGCCTTTGCCCCTTCCTCATGGATGTGGGAGTCACGGAGCACAGTACATAGGACCCTGGACTCCACATCCACATCTCGGCTTTGTTGCTtctgtgctgtgtgaccctgggctaGTGActcaccctctctgagcctgagtttccctctgtaaaatggaaatcataatagAATCCACCTCAGAGGAAGTTTTGAGGTGAAATCTTACAGGGCCTGACACAGAGTGATAGATGAACAATTAGCTGTTATGTTGCTATCAGTGCCCCCTTCCATCTCTCAGGTCCCTGTTGCCCAATCAGGGGGTGGAGTCTCCTCCCAAAAAGTGTGTTAGAATGACTGGGAAGATTTTTGGTTGACCTAGTACCTAAAGGGTGGCACTCTGCCGGCCTGCCCTGCAGCCAGGGAGTTGATGCCCTGTGGAGCTTGGAACCATCTTCCGCAAGGAAGGATTATCCCACTTTAGGGAACCCCTGCCCCGTGTCTCCCCTTCCTATTCTCTCCGCCATAGCCTCCCTGCTCTCCCTCTGTAGGTGCTGAACATGTACGGGAAGGTGGTGACTGTCAGACATCAGGCCGTGACTCGTAAGAAAGACAACCGCTTTGCTGTGGCCTTGGACTCAGAGCAGAACAACATCCATGTGAAAGACATCGTTAAGGTCATTGATGGCCCCCACTCAGTGAGTACAAGTTCCTGCTTTTGAACTGCATCTGAAGGAATTTGGTTGGTTGGGGGTGAGGGGGCCATGGCCAAGAGAGTGACCCTTCTCTCCCTGGCTAGGGCCGAGAGGGGGAGATTCGCCATCTCTTCCGAAGCTTCGCCTTCCTGCATTGCAAGAAACTGGTGGAGAACGGGGGCATGTTTGTCTGCAAGACCCGCCACCTGGTGCTGGCTGGGGGCTCGAAGGTGAGGTGGGCATGGCGGGACCCTGTGCGTTGGGTACCTGGCTCAGCTCTCCAGCCTCCTCTGGCCCCAGAAGTGACAAGATTGGGCTTTTGAGGGATTAGGAGAGCAGTGTCATTGTCAGGTCCTTGCCAAAGAGTGAAAAGGTTTATTTGGGATTCTGAGCTGTTCACcaagttatttattcatttcattttactgaGCACCTGTTAGGTGCCAGACACTGGAGAACCAGTGGTGAACAAGACAAAAAAATCCTCTGCTCTCCCCGAGCCGATACTCCAGAGATGGACGGACAGATAAACCCATCGTACAGCGTGAGGCAAGCGCTGTGAAGAAAACAGAACGGGCTCAGGAGACAGGGAGTGACCAGGGCTGCCGTTTTAGGCAGAGGAGGGTAAAGAAAGGCCTCCGTGGGAGGCGACATTGCagcagagacctgaatgaagGGATGGAGAGTGAGCATTTTGGGGgaacaagtgcaaaggccctgaggtggggcTTGTAGGGAAGTGTGCAGGAGCAGGTGGCACAGAGGAATTCAGGGCTCTGGTGTGGGTGGCTGGGTGGCCTCCTCAGGGCCCTGCACCTGGAATGAAGACTTCCTGTGGTTTGTGGTTTTTGTGTCTCTAGGGGTTTAAATTCCTAACTAGCCATATTTTAGTCCCACTCCTTGGCCAGTGGAAGCCCAGGCCCCTTGACAGGCTTACAATGGCAGAGGGCTGGGAGTTTCCccaaaggaaattgaggcatTGTCACCAGAAGGAGGGAGGGGTGGCAGCAGGGCAGATCCTAGCAGGAGCTGTTCCCACCTGGAGGCATTCAGGGTGGTGTGGGGGCTGGGGGACTGTCCCCAGACCCTGCTACCCCCATCCCCTGCCTGCCAGTTCACTCCTTGCTTCTCTCCTAGCCCCGTGATGTGACCAACTTCACCGTGGGTGGCTTTGCGCCTATGAGTCCCCGGATCAGCAGCCCCATGcaccccagtgctggaggtgaggGGTTCAGGCTCGGGATGTGGTGGGTAGAAGCAGCTGGAAGGAACTTGGTTGTTCAGCCCACACTCAGTGCTTGTGCTGGGCTAGGCCCTGCTATTAGGGGGCTCACCACCCAAAGGAGGGTAGACGCCGCAGTGACAGCCCGGAATGGTCAGGGCTTCCATAGGAAAGCCAAGGGGCGGGGGGTGGGCAAGTAGGGAGGAGTCAAGCAAGTGAAGAGGGCATTCTGATGGTGCCCTCGCTGTGGGCACAGCAGTGGGGGACCAGTGACATTCTCCCCCATCCCCAGGTCAGCGTGGCGGCTTTGGTAGTCCAGGTGGCGGCAGTGGTGGCATGAGCAGGGGCCGGGGCCGGAGGGACAACGAACTCATCGGCCAGACTGTGCGCATCTCCCAGGGGCCCTACAAAGGTGACCTGCGAGGcctgtggaggcctggggagggaCGTGGTGAAGGAGAGCCTGCCCATCCTGACCTCCTGCCCCCCCGCAGGCTACATCGGTGTGGTGAAGGATGCCACAGAGTCCACAGCCCGTGTGGAGCTGCACTCCACCTGCCAGACCATCTCTGTGGACCGTCAGCGGCTCACCACGGTGTACGGGCGGGGCCTGGGGAGGACCAGGCTGGGGCTTGCTGGGCAGTGAGAGGGCCCTGCTCACCCCATTTGTTCTCCACGTCCACAGGGGCTCACGGCGCCCGGGTGGCATGACCTCGACGTATGGGCGGACGCCCATGTATGGCTCCCAGACGCCCATGTATGGCTCTGGCTCCCGAACACCCATGTATGGCTCACAGACGCCCCTCCAGGATGGTGAGTGCCCGCAGGGGACAGGGAAGAGGGGCTGGGGGAACCTAGAGGAGGGACAGGACTGACAGACACACTCATCTCCCCCATTCCAGGCAGCCGCACCCCACACTACGGCTCGCAGACGCCCCTGCATGATGGCAGCCGCACTCCTGCCCAGAGTGGGGCCTGGGACCCCAACAACCCCAACACGCCATCACGGTGAGTCCAGGGTTCCCCAGGTTCCGATGTGTGCTGGTGCGTGTGAGGGTGATGCTGGCTGTCTGGGCATGGAGGGGTTTGTGGGGCCACCCAGCATTCTCTGCTCCCAGCCCCAGGCTGGTCCCTTTGAAGGAGGAGGCATAGCATGGCGGGGCAGGGGTAAAGCGGCCTCCTCTCCAGCCCCAATCAGTAGTGATTGTGGTTGCCCTTGGGCCTAGAGAAAGATTGCCTGGGTGGGGTGACCTTGGGAGGGCACCCTCATTTCTCTCCGCCACAGTGTCAGCTGTGGAAGGGAAGTAACATCAGGAGTGCCTCTGGATGGGGCTCCCGTGAGAATGAAATTGCCTCAGTTCGGGGTCTGGTGTAGGGTGCTGTTCTGGAAGCATCCTCCGCATTATCACCACAGTTGCTCTCAACAGACTTTTCTCCCAACAGGGCTGAGGAAGAATATGAGTATGCCTTCGACGATGAGCCCACCCCGTCCCCGCAGGCCTATGGGGGAACCCCCAATCCCCAAACACCTGGCTACCCAGACCCCTCGTCCCCACAGGTCAACCCACAGTACAACCCGCAGACACCAGGGACGCCGGCCATGTGAGTCCACTGGGGCCCGCCCTCCTCTGCCCCTGCCCAAACCCTCCTACAGCCACcgcctcctttcccctccctgctCCAACAAATGCccccttctttcctgtttctgcaGGTACAACACAGACCAGTTCTCTCCCTAtgctgccccctccccacaaggTTCCTACCAGCCCAGCCCCAGTCCCCAGAGCTACCACCAGGTGGCGCCAAGCCCAGCAGGCTACCAGAATACCCACTCCCCAGCCAGCTACCACCCTACACCCTCACCCATGGCCTATCAGGTAATGGTCTGCCTGCCTGCGCTTCAGGGTGGTGGGCTAGGGTGGCCTTGGGCCTGTAGGGTTGGCCAAGCCAGATGACTCTTCCCAATGACACTTCCTCTTTCCCCTGCAGGCTAGTCCCAGCCCGAGCCCTGTTGGCTACAGTCCTATGACACCTGGAGCTCCCTCCCCTGGTGGCTACAACCCACACACGCCAGGCTCAGGCATCGAGCAGAACTCCAGCGACTGGGTAACCACTGACATTCAGGTGAAGGTGCGGGACACCTACCTGGATACACAGGTGGTGGGACAGACAGGTGTCATCCGCAGTGTCACGGTACGTGGGGCCCAGGGTGGTGGGTGAGCAGGCATCCTCTCCTTCGTACCCCCTAAACTGGGGACAGACCTGTCCCCAGATGGTGATAGCCCAGAGTGGGCAGAGCTGGAATGGAGAAAGCCTAGAGGGCAAGGGGAGCCATGTGAACCCAAAGGAGGCATCTTACCCGATTTAGTGGGGAATCAGAGAGGGCTGCCTGGGGTAGGAGACATCTGAGCCAAGACCTGAAGAATGAATAGGAGTAAGCTAAGGAAAATGACTGGGTTGAGTGTGTTCCAAATGGCGGAAACTGCATGTGCAGAAGCCTGGAGGTGAGGAGAACTTGGGCATGTCCGGGAGCTGAAGGGTTTGTTGTGGCTGGAACATAAAGAGCCAAAGTGGACTgggcagtggttcacacctacaatcccagcactctgggaggctgaggtgggcagatcacctgaggtcaggagttcaagaccagcctggccaatatggtgaaaccctgtctctactaaaaatacaaaaaaaaaaaaaaaaaaaatccattagctgggcgtagtggtgcacgcctgtaatcccagctactcaggaggctgaggcaggagaatcacttgaacccaggaggtggaggttgtggtgagccgagatcatgccactgcactccagtctgggcgacagagcaagactcctctcaaaaaaaaaaaaaacacacaaaagtgaGTGATGAGACCAGAGAGTTGGCTGCACCAGCTTGGAGGACCTAGACTGTCCAGAGGGCGCCGGAGAGCCAAGGAGGAATCTCAGCAGGAGAGGGGTGGGAGCAGATCTGTGGTGTGGAATTCTCCATCCATCAGTGAtggattgggggtggggagacTGGCTGGGAGCCCAGGGGGAGGTTGGGCTGCACTAGTGCAGGGCTgtggggatgaggcaggaggcaggtggGAGAGGCCTTCACGGGCTGAATGGCCAGGCCTCAGAGCTAGGGGCTTATTGGTAAGGGAGGTGACCAAGATGAGGTCCAGAGCTCTGGTGGGGCCTGCAGACCATGGGGTGGTCCCTGAGACCAGGTCCAGGAAAAGGAGCAGGTGTGGGGAAGATGCTGAGGCAAGTTTGGGTCCTGAAGAGTCAAGAAGCAGTCTCCTTTTTGCCTGTTAGCTTCATTCTGATGCTTCCCTTGCTGATTGGGTCACCTTGTCCACCTACCCTGACATGTACCACAGGCCCCAGGCCTTGGAACCAGCCCCAGCCTTGGCCTTTCCTGCCCCCATTTCACCTTGAGTTCTCAGAATGAGCCCTGAGCCTGTGTCCCCTGGAGTGTGGGCCTCAGTCCCATGTTGGGAGCAGGACAGGCTGACCAAGCTGTCCCCATCCTCCAGGGGGGCATGTGCTCCGTGTACCTGAAGGACAGTGAGAAGGTCGTCAGCATTTCCAGTGAGCACCTGGAGCCCATCACCCCCACGAAGAACAACAAGGTAAGGGCAGGGGGCAAGGAGATAAGATGGGGGTGTTGGGTGCTGACACGGACCCTGACCACGTTACCCCCACCCCCAGGTGAAAGTGATCCTAGGCGAGGATCGGGAAGCCACGGGCGTCCTGCTGAGCATTGATGGTGAGGATGGCATTGTCCGTATGGACCTTGATGAGCAGCTCAAGATCctcaacctccgcttcctggggaAGCTCCTGGAAGCCTGAAGCAGGCAGGGCGGGTGGACTTCGGCAGGTGAAGAGTGGTCGTCCTTCCTTCCCTGGCCCTTGGCTGTGACACAAGATCCTGCTGCAGGGCTAGGCCGATCGTTCtggatttccttttatttttctttttagttttccatCTTCTCCCTCCCTGGTGCTCATTGGAATCTGAGTAGAGTTTGGGGGAGGGTCCCTACCTTCTTGTACCTCCTCCCCACAGCTTGCTTTTGTTGTACCGTCTTTCAATAAAACGAAGCTGTTTGGtctaaaagtgtgtgtgtgtgcgcgcgcgcgcgcgccatGGGAATGAGGTGTCTTTAAGTGGGGGTCATTTGCAGACCCCACTTCCTTGCTTTGTGGTTGGGGCAAATAACAggggggtgcgtgtgtgtgtgtgtgcgcgcgcgcgcccCGTGGGAATGAGGTGTCTTTAAGTGGGGTCATTTGCAGACCCCACTTCCTTGCTTTGTGGTTGGGGCAAATAACAGGACGCTATCTGAATCTGTTTTCCCATCTAGATAATAGTGATAGCACCTGCCCCACAGGGCTCTTGAGGGGAATGTGTATGAGAAGACATAGGAAGGAGATGATCAGAGTAGAGCTTGTCATGTGATTGAAGACATTATATCTTATTCAGGCATGAATTATGCAAAGTGAAAATCACAGTATCCTCCAGGAAACCTAGATTTGTGGTGCAGGATACAGTGCttgatggtcttttttttttttttttcttttttttttttttttgagacagtgttgctctgtcaccaggctggagtgcagtggcacgatcttggctcactgtaacctccgcctcccaggttcaagcgattctcctgtatcagcctccccagtagcacgcaccaccacacccagtgaatttttttgtatttttagtggagatgggtttcactatgttggccaggat is a genomic window containing:
- the SUPT5H gene encoding transcription elongation factor SPT5 isoform X5, coding for MSDSEDSNFSEEEDSERSSDGEEAEVEEERRSAAGSEKEEEPEEEEEEEEEEEYDEEEEEEDDDRPPKKPRHGGFILDEADVDDEYEDEDQWEDGAEDILEKASNIDNVVLDEDRSGARRLQNLWRDQREEELGEYYMKKYAKSSVGETVYGGSDELSDDITQQQLLPGVKDPNLWTVKCKIGEERATAISLMRKFIAYQFTDTPLQIKSVVAPEHVKGYIYVEAYKQTHVKQAIEGVGNLRLGYWNQQMVPIKEMTDVLKVVKEVANLKPKSWVRLKRGIYKDDIAQVDYVEPSQNTISLKMIPRIDYDRIKARMSLKDWFAKRKKFKRPPQRLFDAEKIRSLGGDVASDGDFLIFEGNRYSRKGFLFKSFAMSAVITEGVKPTLSELEKFEDQPEGIDLEVVTESTGKEREHNFQPGDNVEVCEGELINLQGKILSVDGNKITIMPKHEDLKDMLEFPAQELRKYFKMGDHVKVIAGRFEGDTGLIVRVEENFVILFSDLTMHELKVLPRDLQLCSETASGVDVGGQHEWGELVQLDPQTVGVIVRLERETFQVLNMYGKVVTVRHQAVTRKKDNRFAVALDSEQNNIHVKDIVKVIDGPHSGREGEIRHLFRSFAFLHCKKLVENGGMFVCKTRHLVLAGGSKPRDVTNFTVGGFAPMSPRISSPMHPSAGGQRGGFGSPGGGSGGMSRGRGRRDNELIGQTVRISQGPYKGYIGVVKDATESTARVELHSTCQTISVDRQRLTTVGSRRPGGMTSTYGRTPMYGSQTPMYGSGSRTPMYGSQTPLQDGSRTPHYGSQTPLHDGSRTPAQSGAWDPNNPNTPSRAEEEYEYAFDDEPTPSPQAYGGTPNPQTPGYPDPSSPQVNPQYNPQTPGTPAMYNTDQFSPYAAPSPQGSYQPSPSPQSYHQVAPSPAGYQNTHSPASYHPTPSPMAYQASPSPSPVGYSPMTPGAPSPGGYNPHTPGSGIEQNSSDWVTTDIQVKVRDTYLDTQVVGQTGVIRSVTGGMCSVYLKDSEKVVSISSEHLEPITPTKNNKVKVILGEDREATGVLLSIDGEDGIVRMDLDEQLKILNLRFLGKLLEA
- the SUPT5H gene encoding transcription elongation factor SPT5 isoform X6 codes for the protein MSDSEDSNFSEEEDSERSSDGEEAEVEEERRSAAGKEEEDDDRPPKKPRHGGFILDEADVDDEYEDEDQWEDGAEDILEKGVSSNIDNVVLDEDRSGARRLQNLWRDQREEELGEYYMKKYAKSSVGETVYGGSDELSDDITQQQLLPGVKDPNLWTVKCKIGEERATAISLMRKFIAYQFTDTPLQIKSVVAPEHVKGYIYVEAYKQTHVKQAIEGVGNLRLGYWNQQMVPIKEMTDVLKVVKEVANLKPKSWVRLKRGIYKDDIAQVDYVEPSQNTISLKMIPRIDYDRIKARMSLKDWFAKRKKFKRPPQRLFDAEKIRSLGGDVASDGDFLIFEGNRYSRKGFLFKSFAMSAVITEGVKPTLSELEKFEDQPEGIDLEVVTESTGKEREHNFQPGDNVEVCEGELINLQGKILSVDGNKITIMPKHEDLKDMLEFPAQELRKYFKMGDHVKVIAGRFEGDTGLIVRVEENFVILFSDLTMHELKVLPRDLQLCSETASGVDVGGQHEWGELVQLDPQTVGVIVRLERETFQVLNMYGKVVTVRHQAVTRKKDNRFAVALDSEQNNIHVKDIVKVIDGPHSGREGEIRHLFRSFAFLHCKKLVENGGMFVCKTRHLVLAGGSKPRDVTNFTVGGFAPMSPRISSPMHPSAGGQRGGFGSPGGGSGGMSRGRGRRDNELIGQTVRISQGPYKGYIGVVKDATESTARVELHSTCQTISVDRQRLTTVGSRRPGGMTSTYGRTPMYGSQTPMYGSGSRTPMYGSQTPLQDGSRTPHYGSQTPLHDGSRTPAQSGAWDPNNPNTPSRAEEEYEYAFDDEPTPSPQAYGGTPNPQTPGYPDPSSPQVNPQYNPQTPGTPAMYNTDQFSPYAAPSPQGSYQPSPSPQSYHQVAPSPAGYQNTHSPASYHPTPSPMAYQASPSPSPVGYSPMTPGAPSPGGYNPHTPGSGIEQNSSDWVTTDIQVKVRDTYLDTQVVGQTGVIRSVTGGMCSVYLKDSEKVVSISSEHLEPITPTKNNKVKVILGEDREATGVLLSIDGEDGIVRMDLDEQLKILNLRFLGKLLEA